A stretch of Lathyrus oleraceus cultivar Zhongwan6 chromosome 6, CAAS_Psat_ZW6_1.0, whole genome shotgun sequence DNA encodes these proteins:
- the LOC127097405 gene encoding uncharacterized protein LOC127097405, giving the protein MRTGRKDNIAYSFFDPEIGVLKDMIALITPDHVGMFRESYGSILKMVFRLTDSDRSAIHTLLQFYDPGLRCFVFPDYLLGPLMEDYAGILGIQIRDQIPFHVTRAEPDVLGISRALYLSPEMIKEGLKEKGKLPGFHLSFLEANTKEHAAMGNWKTVCALIAVSIYGIILFPNQKNFVDHNAIRLFIQRNPIPTLIGDVYYSVHNRNEKRRGGLIRCCSQLLFRWFMGYLPSRGAFAHIDPTVKWSFRLMGLRADDIAWTHNGLAGRDFIHSCGSLPNVPLVGVQGCINYNPTLLRRQMGFAVEGPPLGREIQESFYFPIDGSQAKLRQVLDEWRDIQRKGKVPYGKVNCRYFPLFEDWLRKRIEVTFLPFPGGDPVCPMIEGPSSSVSMKEFLEMKRARDQLLAEKAELERSVARFQTANQEIKAKMEDQDKRHALEAKRFEMDTAYYGKISQALASSNREHDITKERLARASQIIEDQNRRQILVKDQRDDRVRVLVAEWEAKLKVKESENLKIIAERDHCIAERDHYMAERDHYFRQMKIHQKEVGRLQQENTELRFTAEFAKMEDEIGPSVGPSSG; this is encoded by the coding sequence atgaggaccggcCGGAAAGACAACATTGCttacagtttcttcgatcctgagattggtgtgctgaaggatatgatagcattgatcacacccgaccatgtggggatgttcagagagtcatatggtagtatcctgaagatggttttcagactcactgacagcgacaggagcgccattcatacactcctccagttctatgacccggggctgagatgctttgtgtttccagattatttgttggggcctctgatggaggactatgctggcATTCTGGGTATACAGATtcgtgatcagattccttttcaTGTCACTAGGGCCGAGCCTGATGTCCTTGGtatttcccgtgctctttatttgagtccggagatgatcaaggagggtttgaaggagaaaggaaagttacctggatttcatttgagtttcttggaggctaataccaaggaacatgctgctatgggtaactggaagacggtttgcgcgttgattgctgtgagcatttatgggattattctatttcctaatcagaagaattttgtggaccataatgctattAGGTTGTTCATacagagaaaccctattcctactctgatcggggatgtttactactcggttcacaacagaaacgagaagcggcgtgggggtcTGATCCGGTGTTGTTCTCAGTTGctcttcaggtggtttatggggtatttgccttcccgaggtgcctTTGCCCATATTGATCCCActgtcaagtggtccttcagattgatgggtttgcgggctgatgatattgcttggactcataatggtttggctggtCGGGATTTTATACACAGTTGCGGGAGTCTACCTAATGTGCCTcttgtgggagttcagggttgcatcaattacaacccgacgcttctcaggagacagatggggtttgccgtagagggtcctcctctcgggcgggagattcaggagtccttttacttcccgattgatggtagccaggccaagctgaggcaagtattggatgagtggcgagATATCCAAAGAaagggtaaggttccttatggcaaaGTCAATTGTCGGTATTTTCCATTATTCGAGGATTGGTTGCGGAAAAGGATTGAGGTTACatttctaccatttcctggaggtgatcctgtgtgtcctatgattgagggtccaagttcttctgtcagcatgaaagaattcctcgagatgaagagggcccgagatcagttacttgcagagaaagctgaattggagagaagtgttgctcggtttcagacagctaaccaggagatcaaggcgaagatggaagatcaagacaagcgacatgccttggaagccaaacgctttgagatggatacggcctattatgggaagatcagTCAAGCCTTGGCATCATCCAaccgggagcacgacatcaccaaagagagattggctagagcttcacAGATCATTGAGGATCAGAATAGGAGGCAGATTCTCGTAAAGGATCAGAGAGACGACAGAGTCAGAGTTCTCgttgctgagtgggaggcaaagctgaaggttaaggagtcagagaatctgaagatcatcgccgagagagatcattgcatcgctgagagagatcattacatggcagagagagatcactacttcagacagatgaagattcaccagaaggaggtagggagattacagcaggagaatacaGAGCTCAGGTTCaccgcagagttcgcgaagatggaagacgagatagggccatctgtgggaccctcatccggctag